One segment of Sporichthyaceae bacterium DNA contains the following:
- a CDS encoding redoxin domain-containing protein, which yields MEPTHELITAAEAEWLARWTAGPHESEGNPLPPGTPAPDATLLDHTGRERRLVEFWSNGPALLMFWRHFGCWCGFERAARLRAELPQYLDAGLTPVIISQGEPARAAAYHAEYELPCPVLCDPEHQAYRAYRVGQWQLERILPEAPIEYWAHAREVGMAFQADRRAAGKPIVDDPWRAVKEFVVGRNGLVRLTYAYQHCEDYPNPLVLTGAARVS from the coding sequence ATGGAACCGACCCACGAACTGATTACCGCCGCCGAGGCGGAATGGCTGGCGCGGTGGACCGCCGGCCCGCACGAGAGCGAGGGCAACCCACTCCCGCCGGGCACCCCGGCACCGGACGCGACGCTGCTCGACCACACCGGACGGGAGCGCCGGTTGGTGGAGTTCTGGAGCAACGGCCCGGCCCTGCTGATGTTCTGGCGCCACTTCGGCTGCTGGTGCGGGTTCGAGCGCGCCGCCCGGCTGCGGGCCGAACTGCCGCAGTACCTCGACGCCGGGCTCACCCCGGTGATCATCAGCCAGGGCGAGCCGGCGCGTGCCGCGGCGTACCACGCCGAGTACGAACTGCCCTGCCCGGTGCTCTGCGACCCCGAGCACCAGGCGTACCGGGCTTACCGGGTCGGCCAGTGGCAGCTCGAGCGGATCCTGCCCGAGGCGCCGATCGAGTACTGGGCGCACGCCCGGGAGGTCGGCATGGCCTTCCAGGCGGACCGGCGCGCGGCCGGCAAGCCCATCGTCGATGACCCCTGGCGCGCGGTGAAGGAGTTCGTGGTCGGTCGCAACGGGCTGGTCCGGCTCACCTACGCCTACCAGCACTGCGAGGACTATCCGAACCCGTTGGTGCTCACCGGGGCGGCGCGGGTGAGCTGA